A window of the Streptomyces griseochromogenes genome harbors these coding sequences:
- a CDS encoding polymorphic toxin-type HINT domain-containing protein: MTAGALLVGLLPSGMATAATVEKRHVSAPALPHDKRIPFTHARPKRGSSPKEFKHFNPATHAQLPAPGSAVVTLPVAPASTRLTAKATQVRAGSTPVLLGAAATARPQGTAVTETQRVRVAVLDQKAARAAGVHGVLFTLQRTSPGGGKVALRVDDSSFRYAFGGEFASRLHLAQLPACALTIPKLTRCQTQTPVRATPGAPLSAQVSVPEAAPNASGASLSPLSATTSPSQTVVMAATSGTSGSAGDYSATSLSPGGSWSTTGNAGSFTYSYPITVPAAIGGAAPKVDLSYDSSSQDARTEGTNNQSSWLGDGWNSTENYIERTYKSCNGDSSAGAPKNDGDQCWAGQILTLSLNGKSTDIVYDDATKTFHPADDDSTTKIENLTSAKNNTDNGEYFKVTENGVQYFFGLNRLPGWSSGKDETKSVWTMPVYHAHSGVSACPDSTDFASTSCTLGYRFNLDYAVDTHGNATAWYYSPETGYYGADMKDTAVAYTRGGTLSRIDYGMTSSTIYSGTAPEQILFDTAERCIPGTPSGNTCADSQFTAANAAYWPDVPVDLNCASGKSCTNHGPSFWSRKRLTSITTQIQTGGATKQVDKYSFTQSFPDGGDHAPTLWLDSVQRTGLDTLGGASGSASMPAVSFDPPLQLPNRVGTIPQMPLMYHDRIQTVTSETGAQTTVTYDRPECSSAPASDPNDPTDAAAKTFASTNTLSCFPVYWTPYGQPAPWMDWFYKYKVASVVTQDPHNSYQDGTQPELETDYTYKGKPGWHYDDNEVVKAKNRTWGQFRGYPEVDATTGDTNVFHYTNGAKVHDQKTLTKTYYFLGMNGDTLPGGKTRSVPDLTSQDGTTATVADDDALAGQVFETDTYTASGGGLDKAVVTVPKIIGPTATRNRSGMPDLTAQMVRTAKSLTRQAVSYGWRKTETDTFYNTTLGKSTTGMAVQADDRGESADSDNVAKCTYTRYLTGTPDTLVLSAETITTAQDCSSAGATPSGTLISDTRTSYDTNAFAYDGDGQQNPTLPKTGDATLVQKASAASGATATAFVDQAATRYDSYGRVTKATRTPKSTSPDGKSLAQTVFTSYTPASGELPTSSTTITQVAPGVNCSTVTVSSKDCQLAGNTLDPARALPTAKTDAAGLLTSLTYDALGRMTAVWLPNEIKANSAPANMSYTYSLSKSAPSIVASNTLLDNGSYKTSETLYDALLRPLQVQATAENSSTTVSDTQYDSHGWTVATNNAYNVAGSPSSKLISVSQVSIPDTTVTDYDGQGRADLVTEEHDGVKTWTTTTAYTGDKTTVLPPKGAVATTTVVDARGQTTELDQYTAAPTVSGTASSGFTTTGGTTSATTYGYTAAGQQHQVTGPDKTEWRFDYDLLGRKTSQTDPDAGGSSYGYDDAGNLTSTTDAKQIELDYTYDLLGRKLTGTDKSKSNFQFASWTYDTLRIGLQTSSTRYVQGVTGGYTVAATGYTVLGKPTGTKISLPASEAPLSSTYTTTSTYSINDQLLKTQTDPRTQGLNSETITYGRDTLGNPTTTGSSGNIYVGATVYTNYGEPSQLTLGASTNPAWATYSYDDQTRRLTDRLISRTQAPGPTVDDTKYTYDAAGNPTSTTDQQSETGNTVTDQQCYGYDALDRLTDAWTANDNCAANQPTTGTLTTTAGSYWQSFSYDAIGNRKQTVDHAIGSSGTTATTTYTNGCTAQCNRTGAQPHTLTATTGGTNPTAFGYDEDGNLRTRTPTTGPGQTLTWDDENHLTQVDTDGSSPSTTKYLYDADGNQLIRRDPGRTTFFAGDTEIVVNTSVTPNVLLGAVRTYSHGGSGSAVAVRSSLTGGGLKYLFNDAHSTATLAMDTTTQQVARQQYTPYGQPRATANTTAWPDPTHSYLGKPQDTSTGYTDIGARKYDPTLGRFISIDPVFEATSPQQLGGYTYAADNPVTQSDPSGLFLPDMNGGCATHCGDDTSTSSGTHHDGSVTGNTMQTCNRACFENPDRWHAVQKAARAETVAQKIHDFEMVAMVAGGLIAAVPTGAACIEGAIIIGPECVSGATSLGNSVNSIFSGAPEGVEPVEPSRCSFTPTTRVLMAHGKTKPIAKIKAGDTVEAADPHNGKHQGPRKVLARFVNHDKDLIDLTVQTAPGHSQTIHTTSHHPFWDDTDHTWVPAGLLKTHHVLETATNGHVRILTVRVRRGAADMYNLTVQQLHTYYVLAGPTPILVHNCDGDVDWVSEPTRTGPAQDYEDGAQGARSRISNQKREVPALDYVNLEGDTRQVKFDGFDEKNGVMIDRKYGVATAEKTQRTVINQSMALEQNGYTGLWEVANQRAFNRATRMFARLGITNIDVQVVAP; this comes from the coding sequence GTGACGGCGGGCGCCTTGCTGGTGGGCCTGCTTCCCTCCGGCATGGCCACCGCTGCCACTGTGGAGAAGCGGCACGTGTCGGCCCCGGCCCTTCCGCATGACAAGCGGATCCCCTTCACACATGCCAGACCGAAGCGGGGCTCCTCTCCCAAGGAGTTCAAGCACTTCAATCCCGCCACGCACGCCCAGCTTCCCGCGCCCGGCAGCGCCGTGGTCACCCTGCCCGTTGCTCCTGCTTCCACGAGGCTGACTGCCAAAGCGACGCAAGTGCGGGCCGGGAGCACGCCCGTCCTGCTCGGTGCCGCCGCGACCGCACGGCCTCAGGGGACCGCCGTCACCGAAACACAGCGCGTGCGGGTGGCCGTGCTGGACCAGAAGGCCGCGCGCGCCGCCGGTGTCCACGGTGTGCTCTTCACCCTGCAGCGCACCAGCCCCGGGGGCGGAAAGGTCGCACTGCGGGTGGACGACTCTTCGTTCCGCTACGCCTTCGGCGGTGAGTTCGCCTCCCGTCTGCACCTGGCCCAGCTGCCCGCGTGCGCCCTGACCATCCCCAAGCTGACGCGCTGCCAGACACAGACTCCGGTGCGCGCGACCCCTGGTGCACCACTGTCCGCCCAAGTCTCCGTACCCGAGGCAGCCCCCAATGCTTCCGGAGCCAGCCTCTCTCCTCTCTCGGCAACGACTTCGCCCAGCCAGACGGTTGTCATGGCCGCGACCTCGGGCACCTCGGGCTCCGCCGGTGACTACTCGGCGACCAGTCTGTCGCCCGGCGGCTCCTGGTCCACCACGGGCAACGCCGGCTCCTTCACCTACAGCTACCCGATCACGGTCCCCGCGGCCATCGGTGGAGCGGCGCCGAAGGTAGACCTGTCGTACGACTCCTCCAGTCAGGACGCGCGCACGGAAGGGACGAACAACCAGTCCTCCTGGCTCGGTGACGGCTGGAACTCGACCGAGAACTACATCGAGCGCACCTACAAGTCGTGCAACGGCGACTCGTCCGCGGGCGCGCCCAAGAACGACGGGGACCAGTGCTGGGCGGGGCAGATCCTCACCCTGTCGCTGAACGGCAAGTCCACCGACATCGTCTACGACGACGCCACCAAGACCTTCCATCCCGCCGACGACGACTCGACCACCAAGATCGAGAACCTGACCAGCGCCAAGAACAACACCGACAACGGCGAGTACTTCAAGGTCACCGAGAACGGTGTGCAGTACTTCTTCGGCCTCAACCGGCTGCCGGGTTGGTCCAGCGGCAAGGACGAGACGAAGTCCGTGTGGACCATGCCGGTCTACCACGCGCACAGCGGTGTATCGGCGTGCCCGGACAGCACGGACTTCGCCTCCACCTCCTGCACGCTCGGCTACCGGTTCAACCTGGACTACGCCGTCGACACCCACGGCAACGCCACCGCCTGGTACTACAGCCCGGAGACCGGCTACTACGGCGCAGACATGAAGGACACCGCGGTCGCCTACACCCGCGGCGGCACCCTGTCCCGGATCGACTACGGCATGACCTCCTCGACGATCTACTCGGGCACCGCACCGGAGCAGATCCTCTTCGACACCGCCGAGCGCTGCATCCCGGGCACGCCGTCGGGCAACACGTGCGCAGACAGCCAGTTCACCGCGGCCAACGCCGCCTACTGGCCGGACGTGCCGGTGGACTTGAACTGCGCCTCGGGCAAGAGCTGCACCAACCACGGGCCGAGCTTCTGGTCCCGCAAACGCCTGACGTCCATCACGACTCAGATCCAGACCGGCGGGGCGACCAAGCAGGTCGACAAGTACAGCTTCACTCAGTCCTTTCCCGACGGCGGCGACCATGCCCCCACGCTGTGGCTGGACTCGGTACAGCGCACCGGCCTGGACACGTTGGGTGGCGCGTCGGGCAGTGCCTCGATGCCGGCGGTGAGCTTCGACCCGCCGCTGCAGCTACCCAACCGGGTCGGCACGATCCCGCAGATGCCGCTGATGTACCACGACCGCATCCAGACGGTCACCAGCGAGACCGGCGCCCAGACTACCGTCACCTACGACCGGCCCGAATGCTCCAGCGCCCCGGCCAGCGACCCGAACGATCCCACGGACGCGGCGGCTAAGACGTTCGCCTCCACCAACACCCTGTCGTGCTTCCCGGTGTACTGGACCCCCTATGGTCAGCCGGCGCCGTGGATGGACTGGTTCTACAAGTACAAGGTCGCCTCGGTCGTCACACAAGACCCGCACAACTCCTACCAGGACGGCACCCAGCCGGAGCTGGAGACGGATTACACCTACAAGGGCAAGCCGGGCTGGCACTACGACGACAACGAGGTCGTCAAGGCCAAGAACCGCACCTGGGGACAGTTCCGCGGCTACCCAGAGGTGGATGCCACCACCGGTGACACGAACGTCTTCCACTACACCAACGGCGCCAAGGTCCACGACCAGAAGACGCTGACGAAGACGTACTACTTCCTGGGCATGAACGGCGACACCCTGCCCGGCGGCAAGACGCGCTCGGTGCCCGACCTGACCAGTCAGGACGGCACCACCGCCACTGTCGCCGACGACGACGCGCTGGCCGGGCAGGTCTTCGAGACCGATACCTACACTGCCTCCGGCGGCGGCCTGGACAAGGCCGTCGTCACCGTGCCCAAGATCATCGGACCCACCGCTACCCGCAACCGCAGCGGCATGCCGGACCTGACGGCGCAGATGGTCCGCACCGCCAAGTCGCTCACCCGGCAGGCGGTCTCCTACGGCTGGCGCAAGACCGAGACCGACACCTTCTACAACACGACACTGGGCAAGTCGACCACCGGTATGGCGGTGCAGGCCGACGACCGGGGTGAGAGTGCCGACAGCGACAACGTCGCCAAGTGCACCTACACCCGCTACCTCACCGGCACTCCGGACACTCTGGTGCTGTCCGCCGAGACCATCACCACGGCCCAGGACTGCTCCAGCGCCGGGGCCACGCCCAGCGGCACGCTGATCTCCGACACCCGCACCTCCTACGACACCAACGCCTTCGCCTACGACGGGGATGGGCAGCAGAACCCGACTCTGCCCAAGACCGGTGACGCGACCCTGGTCCAGAAGGCATCGGCCGCCAGTGGCGCGACCGCGACCGCGTTCGTCGACCAGGCCGCCACCCGGTACGACTCCTACGGCCGCGTAACCAAGGCCACCCGCACCCCCAAGTCCACGTCCCCCGACGGCAAGAGCCTCGCCCAGACCGTCTTCACCTCCTACACCCCCGCAAGCGGAGAACTCCCCACCAGCAGCACGACCATCACCCAGGTCGCGCCCGGCGTGAACTGCTCCACGGTCACCGTGTCCTCCAAGGACTGCCAGCTCGCCGGCAACACCCTGGACCCGGCCCGCGCCCTGCCCACCGCCAAGACGGACGCGGCCGGCCTGCTCACCTCACTCACATACGACGCACTCGGCCGAATGACCGCCGTGTGGCTGCCGAACGAGATCAAAGCCAACAGCGCGCCGGCGAACATGAGCTACACCTACAGCCTGTCTAAGTCGGCACCCTCGATCGTGGCATCCAACACACTTCTGGACAACGGAAGTTACAAGACCAGCGAGACCCTGTACGACGCGTTGTTGCGGCCGCTGCAGGTACAGGCGACGGCGGAGAACTCCAGCACGACGGTCTCGGACACGCAGTACGACTCACACGGCTGGACAGTTGCCACCAACAACGCCTACAACGTGGCCGGCAGCCCCAGCAGCAAGCTGATCTCCGTCTCGCAGGTCTCTATCCCCGACACCACCGTCACCGACTACGACGGGCAGGGCCGGGCCGACCTGGTCACCGAGGAGCACGACGGGGTCAAGACCTGGACCACGACCACCGCCTACACCGGGGACAAGACCACCGTCCTGCCACCCAAGGGCGCGGTGGCCACGACCACGGTCGTCGACGCCCGCGGCCAGACCACCGAACTCGACCAATACACAGCCGCACCCACCGTCTCCGGCACCGCATCCAGCGGCTTCACCACGACGGGCGGCACCACCTCGGCCACCACCTACGGCTACACCGCCGCAGGACAGCAGCACCAGGTCACGGGCCCCGACAAGACGGAGTGGAGGTTCGACTACGACCTGCTCGGCCGCAAGACCTCCCAGACCGACCCGGACGCAGGCGGCAGCAGCTACGGATACGACGACGCCGGCAACCTGACCTCCACCACCGACGCCAAGCAGATCGAACTCGACTACACCTACGACCTGCTGGGACGCAAGCTCACCGGCACAGACAAGTCCAAGTCCAACTTCCAATTTGCCTCTTGGACCTACGACACCCTGCGCATCGGCCTGCAGACTTCCTCCACCCGCTACGTCCAGGGCGTGACCGGCGGCTACACGGTCGCGGCCACCGGCTACACCGTCCTCGGCAAGCCCACCGGAACGAAGATCTCCCTGCCGGCATCCGAGGCACCACTGTCATCGACGTACACCACGACCTCCACCTACAGCATCAACGACCAGCTGCTGAAAACACAGACAGACCCGCGCACCCAGGGACTGAACAGCGAGACCATCACCTACGGCCGTGACACGCTGGGCAACCCCACGACGACGGGCAGCAGCGGCAACATCTATGTCGGCGCCACCGTGTACACGAACTACGGTGAACCCTCCCAGCTCACCCTGGGGGCCTCCACCAACCCGGCCTGGGCCACCTACAGCTACGACGACCAGACCCGCCGGCTGACCGACCGCCTCATCAGCCGTACCCAGGCACCCGGCCCCACGGTCGATGACACCAAGTACACCTACGACGCTGCCGGCAACCCCACCTCCACCACTGACCAGCAGTCGGAGACCGGCAACACCGTCACCGACCAGCAGTGCTACGGCTACGACGCCCTCGACCGGCTCACCGACGCCTGGACCGCCAACGACAACTGCGCCGCCAACCAGCCCACGACCGGCACCCTGACCACGACGGCCGGCTCCTACTGGCAGTCCTTCAGCTACGACGCCATCGGCAACCGCAAACAGACTGTCGACCACGCGATCGGCAGCTCGGGCACCACCGCCACCACCACCTACACCAACGGCTGCACCGCCCAATGCAACCGCACCGGTGCCCAGCCCCACACCCTGACTGCCACCACCGGCGGCACCAACCCGACCGCCTTCGGCTACGACGAAGACGGCAACCTCCGCACCCGCACCCCCACCACCGGCCCGGGCCAGACCCTGACCTGGGACGACGAGAATCACTTGACGCAGGTGGACACAGACGGCTCCAGCCCGTCGACCACCAAGTACCTGTATGACGCCGACGGCAATCAGCTCATTCGCCGCGACCCCGGCCGGACCACCTTCTTCGCCGGCGACACCGAGATCGTCGTCAACACGAGCGTCACCCCCAACGTTCTGCTAGGCGCCGTCCGCACATACAGCCACGGCGGCTCGGGGAGCGCGGTGGCAGTCCGCTCCAGCCTCACAGGCGGCGGACTGAAGTACCTGTTCAACGACGCCCACAGCACCGCGACCCTCGCAATGGACACCACCACCCAGCAGGTCGCCCGCCAGCAGTACACCCCCTACGGACAGCCACGAGCCACCGCCAACACCACCGCCTGGCCCGACCCCACCCACTCCTACCTAGGCAAACCCCAGGACACGAGCACCGGCTACACCGACATCGGAGCCCGCAAATACGACCCCACCCTCGGCCGCTTCATCAGCATCGACCCCGTCTTCGAAGCCACCAGTCCCCAGCAACTCGGCGGCTACACCTACGCCGCCGACAACCCCGTCACGCAAAGCGATCCCAGTGGCCTCTTCCTGCCGGACATGAACGGTGGCTGCGCCACCCATTGCGGTGACGACACATCGACGTCCAGCGGCACGCACCATGACGGGAGCGTCACGGGGAACACGATGCAGACCTGCAACCGTGCCTGCTTCGAGAACCCGGACCGCTGGCATGCCGTCCAGAAGGCGGCCAGAGCCGAGACAGTCGCTCAGAAGATCCATGACTTCGAGATGGTAGCCATGGTCGCCGGGGGCCTCATCGCCGCAGTTCCCACTGGAGCAGCATGCATCGAAGGGGCGATCATCATCGGCCCGGAATGCGTGAGCGGAGCCACGAGCCTTGGGAACTCAGTCAATTCCATCTTCAGCGGGGCACCCGAAGGCGTGGAGCCCGTCGAGCCCTCCCGGTGCAGCTTCACCCCCACCACGCGTGTACTCATGGCCCACGGCAAGACGAAGCCGATAGCCAAGATCAAGGCGGGCGACACCGTCGAAGCCGCCGATCCCCACAACGGCAAACACCAGGGTCCCCGCAAGGTCCTTGCCAGGTTCGTCAACCACGACAAGGACCTCATCGACCTCACAGTTCAGACGGCACCCGGCCACTCCCAGACCATTCACACCACCTCCCACCATCCCTTCTGGGACGACACGGACCACACCTGGGTCCCGGCGGGTCTGCTCAAGACACATCACGTCTTGGAGACCGCCACGAACGGGCACGTCCGTATCCTCACCGTCCGGGTGCGCCGCGGCGCAGCCGACATGTACAACCTCACCGTTCAGCAACTTCACACGTACTATGTGCTGGCGGGGCCCACGCCGATCTTGGTTCACAACTGTGACGGTGACGTTGACTGGGTTAGCGAACCGACACGGACTGGGCCTGCCCAGGATTACGAAGATGGGGCGCAAGGGGCAAGGTCCAGAATCTCGAACCAGAAGCGGGAAGTTCCTGCCCTGGACTACGTCAACCTGGAAGGCGACACGCGCCAAGTGAAGTTCGACGGGTTCGACGAAAAGAATGGGGTCATGATCGACCGCAAGTACGGTGTCGCGACTGCAGAGAAGACCCAGCGCACTGTGATCAACCAGTCCATGGCTCTCGAACAAAACGGCTATACGGGGCTATGGGAAGTTGCCAACCAGCGCGCCTTCAATCGTGCAACCAGGATGTTTGCGCGACTAGGGATCACTAACATCGATGTTCAGGTGGTTGCTCCATGA
- a CDS encoding NucA/NucB deoxyribonuclease domain-containing protein produces the protein MFDLLTHSLDHVLKPHRTVIRADWELLRRGKQALQRTHSTRSRLIRLAAAGAAIAATAAGSLTGSANAVPQSSSPVTTTVTTSVTQPVGAKADVVQLALTKARANGDRVALVNSFSASPQATTSCSLVRNAWLISRFHACANATGIFRVLDARTGRELGKMTYTVHGDVTSRTGSKAFPYSLHFTRNSVSGAAAGAVISGSASASNATTRGNIPSQPLGASGKASANFTFTSKVGRGKILASGATPKWIFTVPGATPSNPVSFPAPVVRCDNALKGYPRSYGCVFPQSKNVIQYSLSGYVKEVAKHIKDAQASGLPGAYGGRTVLQRLYDDRQIRRNRRTSCPDSLPRPAGKSCDEYAFASTYQGGALLGRFSRRMVNETQNTDAGRDLNKFYTVNRILNKDPFQVAIVR, from the coding sequence TTGTTCGATCTGCTGACGCATAGCCTCGATCATGTTCTGAAGCCGCACCGGACCGTCATCAGGGCGGACTGGGAATTGCTTCGGAGGGGGAAACAAGCCTTGCAGAGAACGCACAGCACGCGCTCCAGGCTCATTCGCCTCGCTGCCGCCGGAGCAGCCATCGCCGCCACCGCGGCCGGCTCTCTGACCGGATCGGCCAACGCCGTTCCGCAGAGCAGCAGTCCCGTCACCACCACGGTGACAACGTCGGTCACGCAGCCCGTGGGCGCCAAGGCCGACGTCGTCCAGCTAGCCCTCACGAAGGCACGCGCCAACGGTGACCGTGTCGCCCTCGTGAACAGCTTCAGCGCCAGCCCGCAGGCAACCACCTCGTGTTCCCTCGTGCGGAACGCGTGGCTGATCAGCCGCTTCCACGCGTGCGCGAACGCCACCGGCATCTTCCGGGTGCTCGATGCGCGTACCGGCAGGGAGCTGGGGAAGATGACGTACACCGTCCACGGTGACGTGACCTCCCGCACTGGGTCGAAGGCGTTCCCGTACAGCCTGCACTTCACCCGGAACAGCGTGTCCGGCGCTGCCGCTGGTGCGGTGATCTCGGGCAGTGCCTCCGCAAGCAACGCGACGACGCGCGGGAACATCCCGTCGCAACCGCTCGGTGCGAGCGGCAAGGCGTCGGCGAACTTCACCTTCACGAGCAAGGTCGGCAGGGGGAAGATCCTTGCGAGCGGAGCGACACCGAAGTGGATCTTCACGGTGCCGGGTGCAACGCCGAGCAACCCGGTGTCGTTCCCCGCTCCGGTGGTGCGCTGCGACAACGCACTGAAGGGCTACCCGAGGTCGTACGGGTGCGTCTTCCCGCAGTCGAAGAACGTGATCCAGTACTCACTGTCCGGGTACGTGAAGGAGGTCGCGAAGCACATCAAGGACGCGCAGGCATCCGGGCTTCCCGGCGCGTACGGCGGCCGGACGGTGCTCCAGCGGCTGTATGATGACAGGCAGATCCGGCGGAACCGGCGCACGTCCTGCCCGGACAGCCTTCCGCGTCCAGCCGGGAAGTCATGTGACGAGTACGCGTTCGCGAGCACCTACCAGGGCGGTGCGCTGCTGGGCAGGTTCAGCCGCCGCATGGTGAACGAGACGCAGAACACGGACGCCGGGCGGGACCTGAACAAGTTCTACACAGTCAACCGGATCTTGAACAAGGACCCGTTCCAGGTTGCCATCGTTCGCTGA
- a CDS encoding zeta toxin family protein, whose product MEKYGELLADVIMPKLTAGAVPQERPVAVFVAGQTGSGKTLVMDLVHAALEQRGGAVRVDRDTYKTVHPHYAAFLAEDVRTAGVRVRPETYRWQAEVEAHARGCRYDVVVEEALADPAGWLATLAAYRTAGYRIEVVALAVPEAVSQLGVLDRYLRLAEEGRARYVGWDNHDACAAALPAVLADLEAGRLADKVVVVRRAGEVLYANELTPPGHWRHPVGAREVLLAERLRPWSAAETGVFRRQLAEADRRAHDPWLPEDWSLAVRRDAERAAALAEPLRRTAQIRRQAPGTDYHRLSAEEHRWIFDVLIAPSLLEGITPQERPVAVYVMGQPGSGKTRLAPMVRRALRGRPTQISGDDFKAAHPDYLTLLREEPRTAGERIRADYRAWQAMAEARVRERRGDVVIEITPGGAASFVEGAMLYRSAGYRVELVALAVRAADSRQGTAERCAQVNRLGGHGRFTTTYGHDKHFDALAQAVAAAEETRVADSVMVWRRDGTVLYRNALTPEGAWTRRAGAADALLAEQTRPYTVQEATRFWSVQRRLRAMLPQYRRDVEAISVLARPLMPPQLRPRRLPGPAPVATLPAVREVHRRSGYEPVAFSCSSRAA is encoded by the coding sequence GTGGAGAAGTACGGCGAGCTGCTCGCCGATGTGATCATGCCGAAGCTGACGGCGGGCGCGGTCCCCCAGGAGCGCCCGGTGGCGGTGTTCGTGGCCGGGCAGACAGGCAGCGGCAAGACGCTCGTGATGGACCTCGTGCACGCCGCCCTCGAACAGCGCGGCGGCGCGGTGCGGGTGGACCGGGACACCTACAAGACTGTCCACCCACACTACGCCGCCTTCCTGGCGGAGGACGTACGGACGGCCGGGGTGCGGGTGCGGCCGGAGACCTACCGCTGGCAGGCCGAGGTCGAAGCCCACGCCCGCGGCTGCCGGTACGACGTGGTGGTGGAGGAAGCCCTGGCCGACCCGGCCGGGTGGCTGGCCACGCTGGCCGCCTACCGCACGGCCGGCTACCGGATCGAGGTCGTGGCCCTGGCCGTACCGGAAGCCGTTTCCCAACTGGGTGTCCTGGACCGGTACCTGCGGCTCGCCGAGGAGGGCCGGGCCCGGTACGTAGGGTGGGACAACCACGATGCGTGCGCGGCCGCGCTGCCCGCCGTTCTCGCGGACCTCGAGGCCGGGCGCCTGGCCGACAAAGTCGTCGTCGTCCGGCGCGCCGGCGAAGTCCTGTACGCCAACGAACTCACGCCCCCAGGCCACTGGCGCCACCCGGTCGGTGCACGCGAGGTGCTGCTGGCTGAGCGGTTACGCCCGTGGAGCGCGGCGGAGACCGGCGTCTTCCGCCGCCAGCTCGCCGAGGCCGACCGGCGTGCGCACGATCCGTGGCTGCCCGAGGACTGGTCGCTGGCCGTACGGCGCGACGCCGAACGCGCGGCTGCTCTCGCCGAGCCGCTGCGGCGCACCGCCCAGATCCGGCGCCAGGCTCCCGGCACCGACTACCACCGGCTCTCCGCCGAGGAGCACCGCTGGATCTTCGACGTGCTGATCGCCCCGTCTCTTCTGGAGGGCATCACGCCGCAGGAGCGGCCGGTCGCGGTGTACGTGATGGGCCAGCCCGGCTCCGGCAAGACCCGCCTGGCCCCGATGGTGCGCCGGGCCCTGCGCGGACGGCCCACCCAGATCAGCGGGGACGACTTCAAGGCGGCCCACCCGGACTACCTGACCCTGCTGCGCGAGGAGCCACGGACAGCCGGCGAACGGATCCGGGCGGACTACCGCGCCTGGCAGGCCATGGCCGAAGCGCGCGTCAGGGAGCGTCGCGGGGATGTGGTCATCGAGATCACCCCGGGCGGCGCGGCCTCGTTCGTGGAGGGCGCGATGCTCTACCGGAGCGCGGGCTACCGGGTGGAACTGGTAGCTCTGGCCGTACGGGCAGCGGACTCCCGGCAGGGCACCGCCGAGCGCTGCGCCCAGGTGAACAGACTCGGCGGGCACGGCCGGTTCACCACTACATACGGACACGACAAACACTTCGACGCGCTCGCCCAGGCCGTGGCGGCAGCCGAGGAGACACGCGTGGCCGACTCGGTGATGGTGTGGCGGCGCGACGGCACCGTCCTGTACCGCAACGCCCTCACCCCCGAGGGAGCCTGGACACGGCGGGCGGGCGCAGCCGACGCCCTGCTGGCTGAACAGACCCGGCCCTACACCGTCCAGGAGGCGACGCGGTTCTGGTCTGTTCAGCGCCGGCTGCGGGCCATGCTGCCGCAATACCGCCGGGACGTGGAGGCGATCTCCGTCCTGGCGCGGCCGCTGATGCCCCCGCAGTTACGGCCGCGGCGGCTTCCCGGCCCCGCCCCGGTCGCCACCCTGCCCGCGGTCCGCGAGGTGCACAGGCGCAGCGGCTATGAACCGGTTGCCTTCAGCTGCTCCAGTCGGGCCGCGTAG
- a CDS encoding DUF4357 domain-containing protein: MATLSIHFDPAVIARLTSASGDDTIHVTLSLGGGSAPETAAPVVPHGPLAALMQAGLLKPDTVLTFHQRRANRSGRAVVTADGQLIVDGHSSAFPSPSKAAEAVTGNVINGWTLWHTPDGSTLDQLRQKLDTE; encoded by the coding sequence ATGGCCACGCTCAGCATCCACTTCGACCCCGCCGTCATCGCCCGGCTCACGAGCGCGAGCGGCGACGACACCATCCACGTCACCCTGTCCCTCGGGGGCGGATCCGCCCCCGAGACGGCGGCGCCCGTCGTCCCCCACGGGCCGCTGGCCGCGCTGATGCAGGCCGGGCTGCTGAAGCCGGACACGGTCCTCACCTTCCACCAGCGCCGCGCCAACCGGTCGGGCCGCGCTGTCGTGACCGCGGACGGCCAGCTCATCGTCGACGGCCACTCCTCTGCGTTCCCCTCCCCGTCGAAGGCAGCGGAAGCCGTCACGGGCAACGTCATCAACGGCTGGACCCTGTGGCACACGCCCGACGGATCCACCCTGGACCAGCTGCGCCAGAAGCTGGACACCGAGTAG